The following proteins are co-located in the Callithrix jacchus isolate 240 chromosome 10, calJac240_pri, whole genome shotgun sequence genome:
- the NXPE1 gene encoding NXPE family member 1 isoform X2, with translation MSSKTKLQIMLLMLISFLVVTWMTFIIFQNFTKLWSALNLSISFHYWNNSTNSLFPKTPLIPLKSLTETELRIKEIMEKLNQQIPPRPFDHVNTTTSAAHSTATILNPRDTYCRGDQLDILLEMRDHLGHRKQYGGDFLRARMSSPALMAGASGKVTDFNNGTYLISFTLFWEGQVSLSLLLIHPSEGVSALWRARNQGYNKIIFKGKFVNGTSHVFTECGLTLNSSAELCEYLDNRDQEAFYCVKPQHMPCEALTHMATQNREVSYLTDRENSLFHRSKVGVEIMKDGKHIDVAKCNKSEKIEEKCQVGMKPPVPGGYTLRGRWITTFCNQIQFDTIKMNDCLKGKLIYLLGDSTLRQWIYHLPKVVKTLQFFDLHETGLFKKHLLLDAKRHTLIQWKKHSLPFLTFQLYSLIDHNYIPREIDLLSGDKNTAVVITFGQHFRPFPIDVFIRRAIGVRKAIERLFLRSPTTKVIIKTENIREMHIETERYGDFHGYIQYLIMKDIFKDLNVGIIDAWDMTIAYGTNNVHPPDQVIGNQINMFLNYIC, from the exons AGCTTTGGTCTGCTCTAAACTTATCTATCTCCTTCCATTACTGGAACAACTCCACAAACTCCTTATTCCCTAAAACACCACTGATACCGTTAAAGTCACTAACAGAGACTGAACTGAGAATAAAGGAAATCATGGAGAAACTAAACCAGCAGATCCCACCCAGACCTTTTGACCACGTGAACACCACCACCAGTGCCGCACACAGCACAGCCACCATCCTCAACCCTCGAGACACATACTGCAGGGGGGACCAGCTGGACATCCTGCTGGAGATGAGGGACCACTTGGGACACAGGAAGCAATATGGCGGAGATTTCCTGAGGGCCAGGATGTCCTCCCCAGCCCTGATGGCAGGTGCTTCGGGAAAGGTGACTGACTTCAACAACGGCACCTACCTCATCAGCTTCACTCTGTTCTGGGAGGGCCAGGTCTCCCTGTCTCTGCTGCTCATCCACCCCAGTGAAGGAGTGTCGGCTCTCTGGAGGGCAAGGAACCAAggctataataaaattattttcaaaggtaAATTTGTTAATGGCACCTCTCATGTCTTCACTGAATGTGGCCTGACCCTAAACTCAAGTGCTGAACTCTGTGAATATCTGGATAACAGAGACCAAGAAGCCTTCTACTGTGTGAAGCCCCAACACATGCCCTGTGAGGCTCTGACCCACATGGCCACCCAGAATAGAGAAGTGTCTTATCTTACTGACAGGGAAAACAGCCTTTTCCACAG gtccAAAGTAGGAGTTGAAATTATGAAGGACGGTAAACACATTGATGTCGCCAAATGTAACA AGAGTGAAAAGATAGAAGAGAAATGCCAAGTTGGAATGAAGCCTCCTGTCCCTGGTGGTTACACTTTACGAGGAAGGTGGATAACAACATTTTGCAACCAGATTCAATTTGACACAATTAAGATGAATGACTGTCTGAAAGGCAAACTCATCTACCTCCTGGGAGACTCTACGCTACGTCAGTGGATCTACCACTTACCCAAAGTTGTAAAAA CATTGCAGTTTTTTGATCTTCATGAAACTGgactttttaagaaacatttgcTTCTGGATGCAAAAAGACACACTCTGATTCAATGGAAAAAACATAGCCTTCCTTTCCTCACTTTCCAGCTCTACTCTCTAATAGATCATAATTATATCCCTCGGGAAATTGACCTGCTATCAGGTGACAAAAACACAGCTGTCGTCATCACCTTTGGCCAGCACTTCAGACCATTTCCCATTGATGTTTTTATTCGCAGGGCCATTGGTGTCCGAAAGGCTATTGAAAGACTGTTTCTAAGAAGCCCGACCACTAAAGTGATTATTAAGACAGAAAACATCAGGGAGATGCACATAGAGACAGAGCGGTATGGAGACTTCCATGGTTATATTCAATATCTTATCATGAAGGATATTTTCAAAGACCTCAACGTGGGCATCATTGATGCCTGGGACATGACCATTGCATATGGCACTAATAATGTCCACCCACCTGATCAGGTGATTGGAAATCAGATTAACATGTTCTTAAACTACATTTGCTAA
- the NXPE1 gene encoding NXPE family member 1 isoform X1 gives MRDHLGHRKQYGGDFLRARMSSPALMAGASGKVTDFNNGTYLISFTLFWEGQVSLSLLLIHPSEGVSALWRARNQGYNKIIFKGKFVNGTSHVFTECGLTLNSSAELCEYLDNRDQEAFYCVKPQHMPCEALTHMATQNREVSYLTDRENSLFHRSKVGVEIMKDGKHIDVAKCNKSEKIEEKCQVGMKPPVPGGYTLRGRWITTFCNQIQFDTIKMNDCLKGKLIYLLGDSTLRQWIYHLPKVVKTLQFFDLHETGLFKKHLLLDAKRHTLIQWKKHSLPFLTFQLYSLIDHNYIPREIDLLSGDKNTAVVITFGQHFRPFPIDVFIRRAIGVRKAIERLFLRSPTTKVIIKTENIREMHIETERYGDFHGYIQYLIMKDIFKDLNVGIIDAWDMTIAYGTNNVHPPDQVIGNQINMFLNYIC, from the exons ATGAGGGACCACTTGGGACACAGGAAGCAATATGGCGGAGATTTCCTGAGGGCCAGGATGTCCTCCCCAGCCCTGATGGCAGGTGCTTCGGGAAAGGTGACTGACTTCAACAACGGCACCTACCTCATCAGCTTCACTCTGTTCTGGGAGGGCCAGGTCTCCCTGTCTCTGCTGCTCATCCACCCCAGTGAAGGAGTGTCGGCTCTCTGGAGGGCAAGGAACCAAggctataataaaattattttcaaaggtaAATTTGTTAATGGCACCTCTCATGTCTTCACTGAATGTGGCCTGACCCTAAACTCAAGTGCTGAACTCTGTGAATATCTGGATAACAGAGACCAAGAAGCCTTCTACTGTGTGAAGCCCCAACACATGCCCTGTGAGGCTCTGACCCACATGGCCACCCAGAATAGAGAAGTGTCTTATCTTACTGACAGGGAAAACAGCCTTTTCCACAG gtccAAAGTAGGAGTTGAAATTATGAAGGACGGTAAACACATTGATGTCGCCAAATGTAACA AGAGTGAAAAGATAGAAGAGAAATGCCAAGTTGGAATGAAGCCTCCTGTCCCTGGTGGTTACACTTTACGAGGAAGGTGGATAACAACATTTTGCAACCAGATTCAATTTGACACAATTAAGATGAATGACTGTCTGAAAGGCAAACTCATCTACCTCCTGGGAGACTCTACGCTACGTCAGTGGATCTACCACTTACCCAAAGTTGTAAAAA CATTGCAGTTTTTTGATCTTCATGAAACTGgactttttaagaaacatttgcTTCTGGATGCAAAAAGACACACTCTGATTCAATGGAAAAAACATAGCCTTCCTTTCCTCACTTTCCAGCTCTACTCTCTAATAGATCATAATTATATCCCTCGGGAAATTGACCTGCTATCAGGTGACAAAAACACAGCTGTCGTCATCACCTTTGGCCAGCACTTCAGACCATTTCCCATTGATGTTTTTATTCGCAGGGCCATTGGTGTCCGAAAGGCTATTGAAAGACTGTTTCTAAGAAGCCCGACCACTAAAGTGATTATTAAGACAGAAAACATCAGGGAGATGCACATAGAGACAGAGCGGTATGGAGACTTCCATGGTTATATTCAATATCTTATCATGAAGGATATTTTCAAAGACCTCAACGTGGGCATCATTGATGCCTGGGACATGACCATTGCATATGGCACTAATAATGTCCACCCACCTGATCAGGTGATTGGAAATCAGATTAACATGTTCTTAAACTACATTTGCTAA